The following coding sequences lie in one Burkholderia cepacia genomic window:
- a CDS encoding thiol:disulfide interchange protein DsbA/DsbL: MKKLLSTLLLSLGLAAGLAQASPAAPVAGKDFEVMKSPQPVSAPAGKVEVIEFFWYGCPHCYEFEPTIEAWVKKQGNNIDFKRVPVAFRDDFVPHSKLYYAVSALGISEKVTPAIFNAIHKQKNYLLTPQAQADFLATQGVDKKQFMDAYNSFSVQGEVNQSAKLLKDYAIDGVPTVVVNGKYKTGPAYTNSIPGTAQVLDFLVKQVQDKKL, from the coding sequence ATGAAAAAACTGCTTAGCACGCTCCTTCTGTCCCTGGGCCTGGCTGCCGGCCTGGCCCAGGCTTCGCCCGCCGCACCGGTCGCCGGCAAGGACTTCGAGGTGATGAAGTCGCCGCAGCCGGTGTCCGCGCCGGCCGGCAAGGTCGAGGTGATCGAGTTCTTCTGGTACGGCTGCCCGCACTGCTACGAATTCGAGCCGACGATCGAGGCCTGGGTGAAGAAGCAAGGCAACAACATCGACTTCAAGCGCGTGCCGGTCGCCTTCCGCGACGATTTCGTCCCGCACTCGAAGCTGTACTACGCCGTGTCCGCGCTCGGCATCTCCGAGAAGGTCACGCCGGCAATCTTCAACGCGATCCACAAGCAGAAGAACTACCTGCTGACGCCGCAGGCGCAGGCCGACTTCCTGGCCACGCAGGGCGTCGACAAGAAGCAGTTCATGGACGCGTACAACTCGTTCAGCGTGCAGGGCGAGGTGAACCAGTCGGCCAAGCTGCTGAAGGACTACGCGATCGACGGCGTGCCGACGGTCGTCGTCAACGGCAAGTACAAGACGGGCCCCGCTTACACGAACAGCATCCCGGGCACGGCCCAGGTGCTCGACTTCCTCGTGAAGCAGGTTCAGGACAAGAAGCTCTGA
- a CDS encoding SDR family oxidoreductase, producing MTTPLKVFITGASSGLGLAMAEEYARQGATLALVARRTDALDAFARRFPKLSISVYSADVRDADALSTAAASFIATHGCPDVVIANAGISQGAVTGQGDLATFRNVMDINYYGMVATFEPFVGPMTAARHGTLVGVASVAGVRGLPGSGAYSASKSAAIKYLEALRVELRPAGVGVVTIAPGYIRTPMTAHNPYRMPFLMDADRFAARAARAIARQHAFRVIPWQMGVVAKVLHVLPRWLYDRLFEKAPRKPKAGAH from the coding sequence ATGACTACTCCGCTGAAGGTCTTCATCACCGGTGCGTCGAGCGGCCTCGGCCTCGCGATGGCCGAGGAATACGCCCGCCAGGGCGCCACGCTCGCCCTCGTCGCGCGACGCACCGATGCACTCGATGCGTTCGCGCGGCGATTCCCCAAGCTGTCCATCTCCGTCTATTCCGCCGACGTGCGCGACGCCGACGCGCTCTCGACGGCCGCCGCGTCGTTCATCGCGACGCACGGCTGCCCCGACGTCGTGATCGCGAACGCGGGCATCAGCCAGGGCGCCGTCACGGGCCAGGGTGATCTTGCGACGTTCCGCAACGTGATGGACATCAACTACTACGGGATGGTCGCGACGTTCGAGCCGTTCGTCGGCCCGATGACGGCCGCGCGCCACGGCACGCTGGTCGGCGTCGCGAGTGTCGCCGGCGTGCGCGGCCTGCCGGGCTCCGGCGCGTACAGCGCGTCGAAATCGGCCGCGATCAAGTATCTCGAAGCGCTGCGCGTCGAGCTGCGCCCGGCCGGCGTCGGCGTCGTGACGATCGCACCCGGCTACATCCGCACGCCGATGACCGCGCACAACCCGTACCGGATGCCGTTCCTGATGGACGCCGACCGCTTCGCCGCACGCGCGGCGCGCGCGATTGCGCGGCAGCACGCGTTCCGCGTGATTCCGTGGCAGATGGGTGTCGTCGCGAAGGTGCTGCACGTGCTGCCGCGCTGGCTGTACGATCGCCTGTTCGAGAAGGCGCCGCGCAAGCCGAAAGCCGGCGCGCACTGA